From the Corythoichthys intestinalis isolate RoL2023-P3 chromosome 13, ASM3026506v1, whole genome shotgun sequence genome, one window contains:
- the LOC130928683 gene encoding aminoacyl tRNA synthase complex-interacting multifunctional protein 1-like encodes MQCWTVFVKGRGLFSHDGLEQLMTPVSVGDSAEGNNSKLGDMDSMDKIFHPSLAAALMKLDPEDGEKMMEYFQTHALLAREKSLLQASVREQKKLLVENGKLKKDIEQLRKELHDKQRRRVAKALLSLSKPADPPSPTPSNELEAERGRKGTKMADVSHLNLRVGRILSVRRHPLAANLAVQDVDLGENTPRVVVSKWRSDHLVGSLAVLLCNVKAGKVKGVASQARLLRCFHPDGPFELLAPPPGSAPGDRVTFPDFPGEPERELRPKRRLWERVQPGMHVDARGVANYQGCDLQVKGKGPCKAPSLTDCAIGCT; translated from the exons atgcagTGCTGGACTGTTTTTGTGAAGGGGCGTGGCCTCTTTAGCCATGATGGACTGGAACAGCTGATGACTCCGGTCTCAGTCGGCGACTCGGCGGAGGGCAACAACAGCAAGCTTGGAGACATGGACTCAATGGACAAAATATTTCACCCCAG CCTGGCGGCGGCGCTGATGAAGCTGGATCCCGAAGACGGCGAGAAAATGATGGAGTATTTCCAAACCCACGCGCTGCTAGCCAGAGAGAAATCCC TCCTGCAGGCGTCGGTACGCGAGCAGAAGAAGCTGCTGGTGGAAAACGGGAAACTGAAGAAGGACATCGAGCAGCTAAGGAAAGAGCTCCACGACAAACAAAGGAGACGCGTCG CTAAAGCCCTCCTCTCGCTGAGCAAACCTGCCGACCCACCTTCGCCGACTCCCTCGAACGAGCTCGAAGCAGAACGCGGACGAAAAGGAACCAAAATGGCGGACGTGTCGCATCTGAACCTGCGAGTAGGGCGGATCCTCAGCGTCCGCCGCCACCCGCTGGCAGCCAATCTGGCCGTTCAAGACGTGGACTTGGGGGAGAACACCCCGCGCGTTGTCGTCAGCAAGTGGCGCTCAGACCAC CTCGTCGGTTCGTTAGCCGTGTTGCTCTGCAACGTCAAGGCCGGGAAAGTCAAGGGCGTGGCTTCGCAGGCCCGGCTCCTGCGATGCTTTCACCCTGACGGGCCCTTCGAGCTGCTGGCCCCGCCTCCAGGCTCCGCCCCAGGGGACAGAGTCACCTTCCCAGATTTCCCAG GGGAACCGGAACGTGAGCTGCGGCCCAAACGGCGCTTGTGGGAGCGTGTTCAACCCGGAATGCATGTGGATGCGAGGGGCGTGGCCAACTACCAGGGCTGCGACCTGCAGGTGAAGGGCAAAGGCCCGTGCAAAGCGCCGTCCCTCACCGACTGCGCCATCGGTTGCACGTAA